In Carya illinoinensis cultivar Pawnee chromosome 9, C.illinoinensisPawnee_v1, whole genome shotgun sequence, the following are encoded in one genomic region:
- the LOC122276609 gene encoding protein FAR-RED IMPAIRED RESPONSE 1-like has protein sequence MGEEEDLRPPRPSTSTSPTQECHDTLNPNTTPYMMNLNTYPTPYPYTWGRQPLAMPPFGPTMPYPPPTNLEELRQGEDTTELSAMSPCGPSMPEPNWHSGSSSMPFSVESENDVGETSPDKNVSPNKGGMFEISDDDNNIEPPKAGMKFGTDKLVLAYYKRFAKQEGFGVMIRRTKRDLDGNSKYVTIACARGGKYYPSHNNLSKPRPTTKTDCKAKVNARLVNGEWVLTSVDLVHNHSTMSPKKSRFFRSHKNLDEYSQRMLDLNDRAGIQMHKNFHALVTEAGGYENLDFQEKDCRNFIDRARHLRMGKGGGEALNEYFKRMRKMNDGFVSVMDVELNIVYNKLKDENIL, from the exons ATGGGTGAAGAGGAAGATTTGAGGCCACCCAGGCCTTCTACATCGACTTCACCCACCCAG GAATGTCATGATACACTAAATCCAAATACAACGCCATATATGATGAATCTAAATACATATCCAACTCCATATCCGTATACTTGGGGTAGGCAG CCTCTGGCAATGCCACCCTTTGGGCCAACCATGCCATACCCTCCGCCGACTAATTTGGAGGAGTTGAGACAAGGTGAAGATACAACTGAG cTCTCAGCAATGTCGCCATGTGGACCAAGTATGCCCGAACCAAATTGGCATAGTGGTTCATCATCTATGCCATTTAGTGTTGAAAGTGAAAATGATGTTGGAG aaacTTCACCCGACAAAAATGTATCGCCAAACAAGGGGGGGATGTTTGAAATTTcagatgatgataataatattgAGCCTCCAAAAGCTGGTATGAAATTTGGTACTGATAAATTGGTTTTGGCCTATTACAAACGATTTGCCAAACAAGAGGGTTTTGGGGTTATGATAAGAAGGACGAAGAGAGATCTTGATGGGAATTCTAAGTATGTCACGATTGCCTGTGCACGCGGCGGAAAGTACTATCCTAGCCATAATAATTTATCCAAGCCTAGACCAACGACAAAAACAGATTGTAAGGCGAAGGTAAATGCTCGCCTTGTGAATGGGGAATGGGTGTTGACCAGTGTAGATCTTGTTCACAATCATAGTACTATGAGCCCAAAAAAATCCAGATTTTTTAGATCTCATAAAAATCTGGATGAATACAGTCAGAGGATGCTCGACTTGAATGATAGAGCAGGTATTCAGATGCATAAAAATTTCCATGCACTTGTGACTGAAGCGGGGGGGTATGAGAATTTGGATTTCCAAGAGAAAGATTGTAGAAATTTCATTGACAGAGCTAGACATCTAAGAATGGGTAAAGGAGGTGGGGAAGCactgaatgaatattttaagagaatgaggaaaatgaaTGATGGCTTTGTCTCCGTCATGGATGTGGAGTTGAATATTGTATATAACAagttgaaagatgaaaatattttgtaa